ACACTTCAAATCCGGTAACGGCTGCGTGCGGACGGACGGCTATCGTTTGCATCCTGCTGTATTTGGTAATTCCGGTCCTGAACAACCAATACAGCATTGAATACCTGATCGCTGCGGTCGTCTTCGGACGCAATCCCTCGTCGTATATTCAACCGCAGTCAGTGCTTCAATATGCACTGGCTTTGGGATTCGGCTGAGTGGGCTACTATATGGCAATCCGGCACTACCGCCGGCAAGAAAAGCGGGCCAACCAGGAGAAGGTGGAATGAAACCCAGGTTTTCCATTCTTACATTGCTGGGCATCACGGCTTACTTGGCATTGGTGATTGCGGGCCTGCTCAGTGAAGTTTGGAACGTTGTTGCAATCGCCGTGTGGGCCATCGGAACACTCTTGTTGTTTGCAGTTGTTACCGGGCAGGCAAGCGGTCAAGTCCAATTTGCACGTGGATTTGTTGCCGGGCTAACGTGGAGTGGTATCACGTTCCTTTTCACCGTCAAGCTATGGCAGAGGTGGTTGTACGACGCTGCAAACGCATTGAGGGAGAGCTTCAACACTACTCTCAATATTTCGGAACTTGAAACCCATATCTTGCAGCTTATCGCCACCGCAATCGGCTTAGTCTTTGGCACATTGGCATGCTGGCGATACCGCGTGCTGGAACGGCGGGCTAATCAGGTGAAGTCTGGGGAATGAGTGACAATCCCTACCAATCCCCGCAATCAGATTTGACCCCGCCAGATTTGCGTCATCGGCGGGAGAAGTTGGTGGCCTGGCTGAAAGACCGGGCGCTACTTTGGCTAACCGGGTTTGGCGTATTTGTATTTCTCATGGTCATTTCCTTGACCTTGCCAAATATCAACAATTCCGTTGCCAAAGCAGTGTTGGCGGTTCTTGCCATCATCGCTTGGTGGACTCTTCAAAGCCGCGTACTTCAGAGGAAAACCCCGTCCCAGTAAGTAAGTACACTGGGACAGAGCACACTTCATGGAACGCTGCGATGACAATCGCGTGATGGACGAGAACCCCTACCGATCGCCGGAGACCGTTGGCGCCGGACACCCTGGTGAAATCGCACTCTGGTTCAGCCGCATCGTCTGGTTCGGCCTCGGCGGGCTGGGGGCGAGTGCCACGGCAATGGGTCTGCTGATTCTCGGCATGTCCATTCTCCAGTCCACGCGCGCCGCAGGCGTAGAAGTGCTCATTGGTTTCGGATTCGGTCTCGTCGTCGTTTGGATGGGCGGCTTCCTGGTCTGGCGTGCGACCAAGCGATTCAGGCGCCATGATCAAGCGCAGATCGCGATTCGATGATTTCGCGGTTCTCTTTATCGTGGCGCACGCGGCGTGGCCACGGCGAGCCGGCTACAGCGACGCTCGCGTAACATGACGCCCGACGATGGCAAGGCCGCGACGACCGCGTCGCTCGGCCGCATGGATGGCTAACAGGCCTCACGCCGTTTCGCGCGGAATCGACATCGGCGGCGCATCCGCCGTTTTTTCCCAGAGGCCCGCGCTTCCCAGGCGGTTCCCGCCCCTTGCTTGTCGCGGAACGAGCCTCCCGTGCCCCCTACGCCGTTCTATACTTCTAGGAACCGCGAACAGGGCCATTCATGACGCTTGCAACCGAACCTGGTGACGAACGCCGTCGACTGAGCGAAGCCGCGGACCGCACCCACAATTGGCAACGCTGGGGACCGTACGTCGCCGAGCGGCAGTGGGGCACCGTGCGCGAGGACTATTCCGCGCAGGGCGACGCCTGGGACTACGTCACGCACGACCAAGCGCGCAGCCGCGCCTATCGCTGGGGTGAAGATGGCTTGCTGGGAATCTGCGATCGCGAATGTCGGCTCTGTTTCTCGCTTGCGCTTTGGAACGGCCGCGACCCGATCCTCAAGGAACGCCTCTTCGGCCTCGCCGGCACCGAGGGGAATCATGGCGAGGATGTGAAGGAGTGTTACTACTACCTCGATTCGACGCCCACGCATTCTTACATGAAGGCGCTCTACAAGTATCCGCAGTCCGAATTTCCGTACGCGCGACTCGTGGAAGAGAATCGCCGACGCGGTAAGCAGGATGCCGAGTTCGAGCTCGTCGACACCGGCGTGTTCGATGAACACCGTTATTTCGATGTGGTTGCGGAGTACGCCAAGGCGTCGCCGGACGATATTCTGATTCGCGTCACCATTGCCAATCGGGGACCGGAGTCCGCAGCGATTCACTTGCTCCCGACACTGTGGTTTCGTAATTCTTGGTCTTGGGGTTGCACCCACGATGGTTGCGAGGTGAAACCGCGGCTGGAGGCAGCAGGTTTGGCGGCCATCGTCGCTCGGCATGTTTCGCTCGGCGAATTCCGACTGGATGTGGAACCGTCCGCCGGCGCTGAGCCCGCGGAGTTGGTGTTTACTGAAAACGAAAGCAATTCCAACCGCGTGTTCAATTTTGAGGACGGCAATCGCTACGTCAAAGACGCGTTCCACCGCTATGTGATTCAGGGCGACTCTCAAGCAGTCCACTCGCTAAAACACGGCACCAAGGCGGCGGCGATCTACCGTCTGACGATTCCGTCGGGGACGCACACCGTGGTCCGCATGCGGCTCACGAAGGCCAATGAAACGACGAGCCGGCCATTCTCAAACTTCGATGACGTCTTTGCCGAACGCATCGCCGAAGCCGACGCCTTCTACGCCGATCGCATTCCCGCTGCGCCAGGCAGCGAGACGGCGAATGTCGCGCGGCAGGCCTATGCCGGACTCCTGTGGAGCAAGCAGTTCTATCACTACGTGGTCAAGGACTGGCTGGCCGGCGACCCGGATCAACCGGCGCCGCCGCAAGAACGCAAGCAGGTGCGTAATCACGATTGGCCGCACCTGTTCAATCGCGACGTCATCTCGATGCCGGACAAGTGGGAGTACCCCTGGTACGCGGCCTGGGATTTGGCGTTTCACATGATCCCCATGGCAACCGTCGATCCGGAGTTCGCCAAGGGGCAGCTCGAACTGTTCTTGCGCGAGTGGTATCTCCACCCCAACGGGCAGATGCCGGCCTATGAGTGGGCGCTGTCGGACGTCAATCCGCCGGTGCATGCCTGGGCCTGTTGGCGCGTGTACAAGATGACCGCGCCCAGGGGACAGCGCGACGTCGCCTTCCTCAAGCGCGTGTTCACGAAACTGCTGCTGAATTTCACCTGGTGGGTCAATCGCAAAGACGAAACCGGCAACCATCTGTTCGCGGGCGGATTTCTGGGGCTGGACAACATCGGCGTGTTCGACCGTTCCAAGCCGCTTCCCGACGGCGGCCGACTGGAGCAGGCCGACGGCACCGCCTGGATGGCCTTCTATGCCTCGACGATGCTCGCCATGGCCTTGGAGTTGGCGCAACACGACGACACCTACGAGGACATTGCCTCGAAGTTCTTCGAACATTTCATCCACATTGCCGACGCCATGAACACGCTCGGCGGCCTGGGCCTGTGGCATGAAGGGGACGGCTTCTACTACGATCAAATCAAGGTGGGCGAGAGCGTTGCGCCGTTGGGGATCCGCTCCATCGTGGGCATCATCCCGCTGTTCGCGGTCGAGGTGCTGGAACAGGCCGACATCGATCGCCTGCCGGGCTTCCGCAAACGCATGGAGTGGTTCCTCAAGCATCGCCCC
The Planctomycetia bacterium DNA segment above includes these coding regions:
- a CDS encoding glucosidase, whose translation is MTLATEPGDERRRLSEAADRTHNWQRWGPYVAERQWGTVREDYSAQGDAWDYVTHDQARSRAYRWGEDGLLGICDRECRLCFSLALWNGRDPILKERLFGLAGTEGNHGEDVKECYYYLDSTPTHSYMKALYKYPQSEFPYARLVEENRRRGKQDAEFELVDTGVFDEHRYFDVVAEYAKASPDDILIRVTIANRGPESAAIHLLPTLWFRNSWSWGCTHDGCEVKPRLEAAGLAAIVARHVSLGEFRLDVEPSAGAEPAELVFTENESNSNRVFNFEDGNRYVKDAFHRYVIQGDSQAVHSLKHGTKAAAIYRLTIPSGTHTVVRMRLTKANETTSRPFSNFDDVFAERIAEADAFYADRIPAAPGSETANVARQAYAGLLWSKQFYHYVVKDWLAGDPDQPAPPQERKQVRNHDWPHLFNRDVISMPDKWEYPWYAAWDLAFHMIPMATVDPEFAKGQLELFLREWYLHPNGQMPAYEWALSDVNPPVHAWACWRVYKMTAPRGQRDVAFLKRVFTKLLLNFTWWVNRKDETGNHLFAGGFLGLDNIGVFDRSKPLPDGGRLEQADGTAWMAFYASTMLAMALELAQHDDTYEDIASKFFEHFIHIADAMNTLGGLGLWHEGDGFYYDQIKVGESVAPLGIRSIVGIIPLFAVEVLEQADIDRLPGFRKRMEWFLKHRPDLARHIAYCERSGVIADRDDQQRGRGRRLLAIPSHERLERMLHYLLDESEFLAPHGVRALSRYHHEHPFVLWADGQEHRVEYTPGESITGLFGGNSNWRGPIWFPVNYLVIEALERYHHFYGDEVQVECPTGSGRVMNLFEVSHELRRRMASLFLPDASGRRPCHGDDPRYATDPHWNHFPLYYEYFHGDDGRGVGASHQTGWTALVASILRDLQTPSSDGDHLAEPTRAAATVEA